GTTGATGGTTTCAACTTCGCCAGCAATTCAACTTCGGAGATGATCTCGATACCCAGAGTTCTGGCCTTCTCCAGCTTGGATCCGGCCTCTTCACCAGCGACAAGATACCGTGTGTTTTTTGTGATATTAGGTTTGGTCACTCCACCAACCGCCCGTATCTTTTCCCAGGCCTGTTCCCGGCTCATCGTCTTCAAGGTGCCGGTGATAACAAACTCTTTGCCCCCCAATAGCGACGTTTCTTTCTTAAGCATCGAAACGGGTGGAGTCTGAAGTGCCGAGATTAAACGTTTGACAATCTCCTGATTCTGCGGCTGACCGAAAAACTCGATGACGCTGTCGGCGATCTTGTCGCCTATGCCGGGAATACCGCCAAGTTTCTCCCGCTCCGCTTTAGCCAGGGCTTCCAGGCTACCGAACTCACGCGCCAAAATGGCTGCGTTCTCCTCGCCTATGTGCCGGATACCCAGGGCAAAAATGACATTCGGCAGCGGGCGTATCTTGCTCTTTCCGATAGCGGAAATGATATTGGCAGCACTTTTTTCTCCCATGCCCTCACGGGAAGCCAATCGCTCGGCTTCAAGGTCATAAAGGTCGGCGATGTTCTTGACCAATCCCTCGGCTAAAAAGGCCACCGCTAACCGCTCCCCTACGCCGCGGATATCCATTCCCGGTCGTGATACGAAATGCTCCAATTTTTCCGCGAGCTGGGCCGGACAGGCGGCGTTGGGGCAATAGTACATCGCCTCACCTTCGGACCGGACTATTTCAGCCCCGCAACCCTCCACCGGACAACGGGCTTTCCCATCAGCGCTTCGCAGTTTGTCCTCGATACTGAAAACGGGCGGATTGCCCCTGCGCTTTTCCAACACCGGTCCCACCACTTGTGGAATGACGTCTCCCGCCCGCTGGATGACCACTGTATCGCCGATACGGATATCTTTGCGTCTGATATCATCTTCGTTATGTAATGAAGCTTGCCTGATGACCACCCCGCCCACAAATACCGGTTCCAGTATGGCATAAGGATTCAATGTGCCGGTGCGTCCCACGCTGATACCGATATCTTTCAACTGGGTTGTAGCCCGGTGTGCCGGGAATTTAAAGGCAATAGCCCATCGTGGTTCGCGGCCTGCCGCCCCCAGTTTCTCTTGCTGTACCAGGTTATCCAGCTTGACTACGATACCGTCAGCTTCGTATGGCAGTGTTTCCCGCTTCTCCAGCCACTCGTCATAGAATTTTTCGACTTCATCCATGGTGTCGAATCGTCTGTTGTTGGGATTGGTTCGGAAGCCCCATTCCTTGACCAGGTTTAAAGCCTCCCAGTGACTTTGCGGCATCTCGCCGTTATTCACCCAGCCGAGCATATAGATGAAAATATCCAGCGGGCGGCGGGCTGTTACCTTGGGATCCAGTTGCCGCACCGAGCCGGCGGCGGCATTGCGGGGATTGGCAAATAGGGGAAGCCCTTCCTTCTCCCGCTCCTTATTGAGCTTGTCAAAATTGGCTTTGGGCAGGTATACCTCACCGCGCACCTCAAATCGTTCCGGCGCTGTACCGTGCACCGCAAGCGGCAGACTTCGGATGGTGCGCAGATTCTGCGTCACGTTCTCACCCTCTTCACCGTCGCCCCGGGTCGCTCCGGTGACCAGGCTTCCGTTCTCATAGGTCAGGGCTACCGCGAGGCCGTCCATCTTGTGCTCACAGACGAAACGGAGATCCTCCCCCGGTAAGAGTTTGATAACGCGCTTGTGCCAATCGCGGAGTTCCTCTTTATTGAAAGCGTTGCCCAGCGAGAGCAGCGGTTTACGGTGCCTGATGATACCGAAGGCTTTTAATGGCTCCGCGCCGACCCGTTGAGTCGGTGAATCCGCCGTAACCAATGACGGGTGCTCTGTTTCGAGATGTTGCAACTCGCGGAGCAAAGCATCGTATTCCTCATCGGAAATTTCAGGCGCATCGAGGACATAATACAGATGGTTATGGTGGTTTATTTGGCGCCGCAACTCCAGCACCCGCTCATGAGCATGTAAGAAGTCTGTCATAGCTGTGATAATGTTATATCATAACTATTGTGGCAGTGGATACCTCCGTGTTCCTAGTATTCCTTTTGACCAAACCCTTTAACAATTACGCAAAAAATGCATCACCTTTACGTACATCTACGAATACCATTCACCATTCTATTACGGTCATAATGTTAAGCAAGCGCTGCCCTACTGGCTTGAGTTATATTCTCATTCCCTTCGGCTAGCAACAGAAATTTTTCGGTTTGGAGCAAGGGTGATGGCGGTTGAAAATAACATAACATTCGTGGTGCTTTCATTCGAAGGACCGGACAGGTATTCCCTGGCAGGCGGATTGGGCGCCCGGGCATCCAACATGTCGTTAAGCCTGGGACACAAATTTGACACTCACCTTTTCTTTGTGGGCGACCCCAAACAACAGGGACAGGAGACCGTGCCCGAGACCCGTCTGACGCTTCACCGCTGGTGCCAATGGATCAGTGAAAATTGCCCCAACGGCGTCTACCAGGGTGAGAACGAAAAGGTCGAAGACTTCAGTCGTTCGATACCACCATTCGTCATCGAAAATATAATCAAACCTGCATTAAGCCGGGATGACCGTGTGGTAATTCTCTCGGAAGAATGGCATACCGCTGAAACCGTTTGCCGCTTGAGTGAACAACTCCACGATCACGGACTCCGGGACAAAACAGATATCCTGTGGAACGCCAATAACACCTTCGGATTCGACCGAATCGATTGGACAAGGCTCACTGCCAATTCCACCATCACCACCGTCAGTCGGTATATGAAGCATGTTATGCGTGAAAAGGGTATCAATTCCCTGGTCATCCCCAATGGCATCCCGGAGGAATTGCTACGTGAAATTGATACCGGGGAATCCGCCAGATTAAGGTCGGAGGTTAAACGCGATGTGGTGATGACCAAGGTGGCTCGTTATGACCCGACCAAGGGCTGGAACGAAGCTGTCGAAGCGACGGCAAGACTTAAAAAACAAGGTAAAAAAGCGCTTCTCCTGGCCCGCGGTGGCATCGAGCCGTTCGGGGAAGAGGTCATCTACAATGCCCGCCACTCTGGCCTTAAGGTCAAAGATGCCTTCGCCGGCGGTTCTGGCACCGCTGAATGCTTGGATGCCATCGGGGAAGCTGCGGAAGATGCCGATGTGGTAAACATGAGGTTCCATTGTACCCCGAACCTATTGAAAGTCTTATACAACGCCTCGGACGCGGTG
This sequence is a window from Dehalogenimonas sp. THU2. Protein-coding genes within it:
- the ligA gene encoding NAD-dependent DNA ligase LigA; translation: MTDFLHAHERVLELRRQINHHNHLYYVLDAPEISDEEYDALLRELQHLETEHPSLVTADSPTQRVGAEPLKAFGIIRHRKPLLSLGNAFNKEELRDWHKRVIKLLPGEDLRFVCEHKMDGLAVALTYENGSLVTGATRGDGEEGENVTQNLRTIRSLPLAVHGTAPERFEVRGEVYLPKANFDKLNKEREKEGLPLFANPRNAAAGSVRQLDPKVTARRPLDIFIYMLGWVNNGEMPQSHWEALNLVKEWGFRTNPNNRRFDTMDEVEKFYDEWLEKRETLPYEADGIVVKLDNLVQQEKLGAAGREPRWAIAFKFPAHRATTQLKDIGISVGRTGTLNPYAILEPVFVGGVVIRQASLHNEDDIRRKDIRIGDTVVIQRAGDVIPQVVGPVLEKRRGNPPVFSIEDKLRSADGKARCPVEGCGAEIVRSEGEAMYYCPNAACPAQLAEKLEHFVSRPGMDIRGVGERLAVAFLAEGLVKNIADLYDLEAERLASREGMGEKSAANIISAIGKSKIRPLPNVIFALGIRHIGEENAAILAREFGSLEALAKAEREKLGGIPGIGDKIADSVIEFFGQPQNQEIVKRLISALQTPPVSMLKKETSLLGGKEFVITGTLKTMSREQAWEKIRAVGGVTKPNITKNTRYLVAGEEAGSKLEKARTLGIEIISEVELLAKLKPSTDPQPRLL
- a CDS encoding glycosyltransferase family 4 protein — encoded protein: MAVENNITFVVLSFEGPDRYSLAGGLGARASNMSLSLGHKFDTHLFFVGDPKQQGQETVPETRLTLHRWCQWISENCPNGVYQGENEKVEDFSRSIPPFVIENIIKPALSRDDRVVILSEEWHTAETVCRLSEQLHDHGLRDKTDILWNANNTFGFDRIDWTRLTANSTITTVSRYMKHVMREKGINSLVIPNGIPEELLREIDTGESARLRSEVKRDVVMTKVARYDPTKGWNEAVEATARLKKQGKKALLLARGGIEPFGEEVIYNARHSGLKVKDAFAGGSGTAECLDAIGEAAEDADVVNMRFHCTPNLLKVLYNASDAVLANSRHEPFGLVGLETMAAGGVAFTGGTGEDYAVHLDNAVVLESCDPLEIEEYVSYLDRNETHANKIRAAARQTAQRYTWDEVLKGLVGKVSGVKEPSMTS